In one Roseburia intestinalis L1-82 genomic region, the following are encoded:
- a CDS encoding putative manganese transporter, producing the protein MLDIILDTLLDSVKLLPFLFITYLLMEELEHKTGGKAKNRIRSAGKSGPVWGALLGVIPQCGFSAAASSLYAGHVITVGTLLAIFLSTSDEMLPIMISEAVAPVVIVKILAAKVIIGMISGLVVEFLYVGVMKKHEKEMDIHVVCEEEHCSCEDGIFRSAFKHTLKIFAYILIISFLLNVVIGFIGEDTLAGFFTAMPLVGEAVAALVGLIPNCASSVVITELYLGGIIGAGAMMSGLLVNAGVGLLVLFRLNRDWKQNAGIVAALYGLGVFWGVIIRVCGIVF; encoded by the coding sequence ATGTTAGATATTATTTTAGATACTTTATTAGATAGTGTAAAATTACTTCCGTTTTTGTTTATCACATACCTTTTGATGGAAGAGTTAGAGCATAAGACTGGAGGAAAGGCAAAGAACCGTATCAGGAGCGCTGGAAAAAGCGGCCCTGTTTGGGGTGCATTGCTTGGAGTGATCCCACAGTGTGGCTTTTCTGCAGCGGCGTCAAGCCTCTATGCGGGACATGTGATCACAGTCGGAACACTGCTTGCGATTTTCTTATCGACCTCCGATGAGATGCTTCCGATCATGATCTCAGAGGCGGTTGCACCTGTCGTGATCGTTAAGATCCTTGCAGCTAAGGTCATCATTGGTATGATTTCCGGACTTGTTGTGGAGTTTTTATATGTGGGTGTGATGAAAAAGCATGAAAAAGAAATGGACATCCATGTGGTATGTGAGGAAGAACACTGCAGCTGCGAGGACGGCATTTTCCGGTCTGCATTCAAACATACCTTAAAGATTTTTGCGTATATTCTGATCATTTCTTTCCTTTTAAATGTAGTGATCGGGTTCATCGGGGAAGATACACTTGCAGGCTTTTTTACTGCAATGCCGCTTGTGGGTGAGGCAGTAGCAGCACTTGTCGGACTGATCCCAAATTGTGCATCCTCAGTTGTGATCACAGAACTTTATTTAGGCGGTATCATCGGAGCGGGCGCCATGATGTCTGGACTGCTTGTGAATGCCGGCGTCGGACTGTTAGTTTTGTTCCGTCTGAACCGTGACTGGAAGCAGAATGCCGGAATTGTTGCGGCTTTGTATGGACTTGGCGTGTTCTGGGGTGTTATCATAAGAGTGTGTGGGATTGTGTTTTAA
- the dnaJ gene encoding molecular chaperone DnaJ has translation MADKRDYYEVLGVSKTATDAEIKKAFRVLAKKYHPDMNPGDKEAEAKFKEAQEAYAVLSDAEKRKQYDQFGHAAFDGGAGGAGGFDFSGMDMGDIFGDIFGDFFGGGSRRRGNDGPMKGQNLRTSVRITFEEAVFGCEKEIEMVLKDECQKCHGTGAKPGTTPETCPKCGGKGKVVFTQQSFFGTVQNVQTCPDCGGSGKMIKDKCPDCRGTGYISNKKKIQVSIPAGIDNGQSVRIREKGEPGINGGPRGDLLVEVVVSRHPIFQRQDMNIYSTVPISFAQAALGGEVRINTVDGDVLYEVKAGTQTDTRIRLKGKGVPSLRNKAVRGDHYVTLVVQVPASLNAEAKEALRKFDEVTGNTLKKSAEGTGTAEKPKKKKGFMDKIKESLDDI, from the coding sequence ATGGCAGATAAGAGAGATTATTATGAAGTCTTAGGCGTGAGTAAAACGGCAACAGATGCTGAGATCAAAAAAGCGTTCCGTGTGCTTGCCAAAAAGTATCACCCGGATATGAACCCTGGAGATAAGGAAGCGGAGGCAAAGTTCAAGGAAGCACAGGAAGCATATGCTGTGCTCAGTGATGCAGAAAAGAGAAAACAGTACGATCAGTTTGGTCATGCAGCATTTGATGGTGGTGCCGGCGGAGCAGGCGGATTTGATTTCTCCGGTATGGATATGGGAGATATCTTTGGAGATATTTTTGGAGATTTCTTTGGCGGCGGATCCAGAAGACGTGGCAACGATGGTCCGATGAAAGGACAGAATCTGCGCACCAGTGTCCGTATTACATTTGAGGAAGCTGTATTTGGCTGTGAGAAAGAGATCGAGATGGTCTTAAAGGATGAGTGCCAGAAGTGTCATGGTACCGGTGCAAAACCGGGAACCACACCAGAGACCTGTCCGAAATGTGGTGGTAAAGGTAAAGTCGTATTTACCCAGCAGTCCTTCTTTGGAACCGTACAGAATGTACAGACCTGTCCGGACTGCGGTGGTTCCGGAAAGATGATCAAGGATAAATGTCCGGATTGCCGTGGAACCGGATATATCTCAAATAAAAAGAAAATCCAGGTATCGATCCCTGCGGGAATTGACAATGGACAGAGTGTAAGGATCCGTGAAAAAGGGGAACCGGGTATCAACGGCGGACCGCGTGGGGATCTGCTAGTAGAGGTAGTTGTATCACGTCATCCGATCTTCCAGCGTCAGGATATGAACATTTATTCTACCGTGCCGATTTCCTTTGCTCAGGCGGCATTAGGCGGTGAGGTGCGTATCAACACCGTGGATGGAGACGTCTTATACGAGGTAAAAGCAGGAACACAGACAGACACAAGAATCCGCCTGAAGGGAAAAGGCGTACCGTCTCTGCGAAACAAAGCAGTGCGTGGTGACCATTATGTTACATTGGTGGTTCAGGTTCCGGCTTCCTTAAATGCAGAAGCAAAAGAGGCATTGCGTAAGTTTGATGAAGTTACCGGTAATACATTAAAGAAGTCAGCAGAGGGCACTGGTACAGCAGAAAAGCCGAAAAAGAAAAAAGGATTCATGGATAAGATAAAAGAATCTTTAGATGATATCTAA
- the dnaK gene encoding molecular chaperone DnaK: MSKIIGIDLGTTNSCVAVMEGGKPTVIANQEGARTTPSIVAFTKTGERLVGEPAKRQAVTNAEKTISSIKRHMGTDYKVAIDDKQYSPQQISAMILQKLKADAEGYLGEKVTEAVITVPAYFNDAQRQATKDAGKIAGLDVKRIINEPTAAALAYGLDNEKEQKIMVYDLGGGTFDVSIIEIGDGVIEVLSTNGDTHLGGDDFDNRITQWMIDEFKKAEGVDLSTDKMALQRLKEAAEKAKKELSSATTTNINLPFITATAEGPKHFDMNLTRAKFDELTHDLVEKTAIPVQNAMRDAGLTNADLGQVLLVGGSTRIPAVQDKVKQLTGKEPSKTLNPDECVAIGASIQGGKLAGDAGAGEILLLDVTPLSLSIETMGGIATRLIERNTTIPTKKSQIFSTAADNQTAVDINVVQGERQFARDNKSLGQFRLDGIPPARRGVPQIEVTFDIDANGIVNVSAKDLGTGKEQHITITAGSNMSDDEIDKAVKEAAEFEAQDKKRKEAIDARNDADSFVFQTQQALDQVGANLDPADKSAVETDMNAVKAFLDAHQNAEEMTDADVTELKSLQEKLTESAQKVFAKMYEQTQAAQGAAGAGPDMSGMGGNAQAGASSADDDVVDADFKEV; the protein is encoded by the coding sequence ATGAGTAAAATCATTGGTATTGACTTAGGTACGACAAACAGCTGTGTAGCTGTTATGGAAGGTGGAAAACCTACCGTTATCGCAAATCAGGAAGGTGCAAGAACAACACCATCTATCGTTGCATTTACAAAAACAGGTGAGAGATTAGTTGGTGAGCCTGCAAAACGTCAGGCTGTTACAAACGCAGAAAAAACCATATCTTCTATCAAGAGACATATGGGTACTGATTATAAAGTAGCAATCGATGACAAACAGTATTCTCCACAGCAGATTTCTGCAATGATCTTACAGAAGTTAAAAGCAGATGCAGAAGGATACTTAGGAGAGAAAGTAACAGAGGCTGTTATTACAGTTCCGGCTTACTTCAACGATGCACAGCGTCAGGCAACCAAAGATGCAGGTAAAATCGCAGGCCTTGATGTAAAACGTATCATCAACGAGCCGACAGCAGCAGCTTTAGCTTATGGTCTTGACAACGAGAAAGAGCAGAAGATCATGGTATATGACCTTGGTGGTGGTACATTTGATGTTTCCATCATTGAGATCGGTGACGGTGTCATCGAGGTATTATCTACAAATGGTGATACACATCTTGGTGGTGATGATTTCGATAACAGAATTACACAGTGGATGATCGATGAGTTCAAGAAAGCAGAAGGTGTAGATCTTTCTACTGATAAGATGGCTCTTCAGAGATTAAAAGAAGCAGCTGAGAAAGCAAAGAAAGAACTTTCTTCCGCAACAACCACAAATATCAACCTTCCGTTCATCACAGCAACTGCTGAGGGACCGAAACACTTTGATATGAACTTAACCAGAGCAAAATTCGACGAACTGACACATGATCTCGTTGAAAAAACAGCTATTCCGGTTCAGAACGCCATGAGAGATGCAGGACTTACCAATGCTGATCTTGGTCAGGTATTATTAGTTGGTGGTTCTACACGTATCCCGGCTGTTCAGGATAAAGTAAAACAGTTGACAGGCAAAGAGCCAAGTAAGACATTGAACCCGGATGAGTGTGTTGCCATCGGTGCATCTATCCAGGGTGGTAAACTTGCAGGAGATGCAGGTGCAGGTGAGATCTTACTTCTGGATGTAACACCACTTTCACTTTCCATCGAGACAATGGGTGGTATCGCAACAAGACTGATCGAGAGAAATACAACGATTCCTACCAAGAAGAGCCAGATCTTCTCAACGGCAGCAGATAACCAGACAGCAGTAGATATCAACGTTGTACAGGGTGAGAGACAGTTTGCAAGAGATAACAAATCCCTTGGACAGTTCCGTCTCGATGGTATCCCGCCAGCACGTCGTGGTGTTCCGCAGATCGAAGTTACATTTGATATCGATGCAAACGGTATCGTAAATGTATCTGCAAAAGATTTAGGAACTGGAAAAGAACAGCACATCACAATCACAGCAGGTTCTAATATGTCTGATGATGAGATCGATAAGGCTGTCAAAGAAGCTGCTGAGTTCGAAGCACAGGATAAGAAGAGAAAAGAGGCAATCGATGCAAGAAATGATGCTGATTCCTTCGTATTCCAGACACAGCAGGCATTAGATCAGGTTGGAGCAAACCTTGATCCGGCTGATAAATCAGCAGTAGAGACTGATATGAACGCAGTAAAAGCATTCTTAGACGCACACCAGAATGCAGAAGAGATGACAGACGCTGATGTAACAGAACTGAAATCCCTGCAGGAAAAACTGACAGAGAGTGCGCAGAAGGTATTTGCAAAGATGTATGAGCAGACTCAGGCAGCGCAGGGAGCAGCTGGTGCAGGTCCTGATATGAGCGGTATGGGCGGCAACGCACAGGCAGGTGCATCTTCCGCAGATGATGATGTCGTAGACGCAGACTTCAAGGAAGTTTAA
- the grpE gene encoding nucleotide exchange factor GrpE: MSEMDEKVLDEAMESSTEENASETKEDENVTSTEETAETAENADAEASEADSEDPDKKKSFFKKKKDKKDEQIEELTDKVKRQMAEFDNFRKRTEKEKSQMYDMGAKTIVEKILPVIDNFERGLAAVPEDNKEDAFVVGMDKIYRQMLTVLEEAGVKPIEAVGAEFDPNFHNAVMHVEDETLGENVVAEELQKGYMYRDTVVRHSMVKVAN; the protein is encoded by the coding sequence ATGTCAGAGATGGATGAAAAGGTATTAGATGAAGCAATGGAATCTTCCACAGAGGAAAATGCTTCCGAGACCAAAGAGGATGAAAACGTGACATCCACGGAAGAAACAGCCGAAACAGCAGAGAACGCTGATGCAGAAGCTTCCGAAGCGGATTCCGAAGATCCTGATAAAAAGAAATCTTTTTTCAAAAAGAAGAAAGACAAAAAGGATGAGCAGATCGAGGAGCTTACCGATAAGGTAAAAAGACAGATGGCAGAGTTTGATAACTTCCGTAAGCGTACAGAGAAAGAAAAATCACAGATGTACGATATGGGAGCAAAAACAATCGTAGAAAAGATCCTGCCGGTCATTGATAACTTTGAGCGTGGTCTTGCAGCAGTTCCGGAAGATAACAAAGAAGATGCTTTTGTTGTCGGAATGGATAAGATCTACCGCCAGATGCTTACCGTATTAGAGGAAGCAGGCGTAAAACCGATCGAGGCGGTCGGTGCTGAATTTGATCCGAATTTCCACAATGCAGTCATGCATGTGGAGGATGAAACCTTAGGAGAGAATGTAGTAGCAGAAGAACTCCAGAAGGGATATATGTACAGAGATACTGTGGTAAGACACAGTATGGTAAAAGTAGCAAACTAA
- the hrcA gene encoding heat-inducible transcriptional repressor HrcA produces the protein MPDSYRKLQSMEMEKRMDEEFELDERKTKILDAIIRNYLETGEPVGSRTISKYTDLNLSSATIRNEMADLEELGYILQPHTSAGRIPSDKGYRFYVDHLMEEKDREVNEMKSFVIEHTEKMEQVLQQVAKILANNTNYATMVTAPTFHKNKVKFIQLSNMNEEQILATIVTEGNLVKNKIIPVSEPIDNETMLKLNFLLNANLNGLALQEINLGTIAKLKEQAGIHSDIISDVLDTVAETMGQDEDIRIYTSGATNFFKYPELSDSEKASELISTFEEKQQLASLVTENLLDDDNTGIQVYIGNESPIQTMKDCSVVTATYELGEGVRGTIGIVGPKRMDYEKVMDNLKTLKNSLDGILNKDKEQT, from the coding sequence ATGCCGGATTCTTACAGAAAGTTACAGAGTATGGAGATGGAGAAGAGAATGGACGAGGAATTCGAATTAGACGAACGAAAAACGAAAATTCTTGATGCAATCATCCGCAACTATTTAGAGACAGGCGAACCGGTTGGATCACGAACAATATCCAAGTATACCGATTTGAATCTGAGCTCTGCGACGATCCGTAATGAGATGGCAGATCTGGAAGAACTTGGATACATTTTACAGCCGCATACTTCAGCCGGCAGGATCCCTTCCGACAAAGGATACCGCTTTTATGTGGATCATCTGATGGAAGAGAAAGACCGTGAAGTGAATGAGATGAAGAGTTTCGTCATCGAACACACGGAGAAGATGGAACAGGTGCTGCAGCAGGTGGCAAAGATACTGGCGAACAATACCAATTATGCGACGATGGTTACAGCACCGACGTTTCATAAGAATAAAGTAAAGTTCATCCAGTTATCGAATATGAATGAAGAACAGATTTTAGCAACGATTGTTACCGAAGGCAATCTGGTCAAGAATAAAATTATTCCGGTCAGTGAACCGATCGACAATGAGACAATGTTAAAACTGAATTTCCTGTTAAATGCCAACTTAAACGGTCTTGCATTACAGGAGATCAACCTTGGAACCATCGCAAAGTTAAAAGAGCAGGCGGGCATCCACAGTGATATCATCAGTGATGTGCTTGACACCGTGGCAGAGACGATGGGACAGGATGAAGATATCCGCATTTATACAAGTGGAGCAACCAATTTCTTTAAATATCCGGAGTTAAGTGACTCGGAGAAAGCAAGTGAGCTGATCTCCACATTTGAGGAGAAACAGCAGTTAGCAAGCCTTGTAACTGAAAACCTGTTAGATGATGATAATACAGGAATTCAGGTTTATATAGGAAATGAAAGCCCGATACAGACCATGAAGGACTGCAGTGTTGTGACAGCAACATACGAATTGGGCGAAGGTGTTCGGGGAACGATAGGAATTGTCGGACCGAAACGAATGGATTATGAGAAAGTAATGGATAACCTGAAAACCTTGAAGAATTCTTTAGACGGAATTTTAAACAAGGATAAGGAACAGACATAG